A genomic window from Verrucomicrobiia bacterium includes:
- a CDS encoding efflux transporter outer membrane subunit, translated as MKTLTVLGGAGLVLLAGCAAGPDYQRPAALPAQSLPAAFGAGTNEWKVAEPAAHLPRGTWWSLFDDAELSRLETLATSENQTLVGAVARFDQARAEFDLAHADLFPNLAATGSATRQRTSVNAPQSGKAAGVAHTYNTFATALELGWEVDLWGRARRESESARAAFYAVADDLAAVKLALQTEVAADYFTLRALDTERALVADTIETYRRSLELTRNRRQGGIVSDLDVAQAETQLRTAEAQLPALELQRTQLLHALATLCGQPATSFNVAVAATTTTDRALPNLPVSLPSELLERRPDIAAAERRMAAANANVGVAQAAFYPRIRLNGLAGFESVDAGSAFNWPSRMWSVGPSLELPLFTGGRNRAQLAAARAGYDATVANYRQTVLSAFADVEDQLAAQRLLAAQLDSERAALAAAEHTLAIANNRYKAGLVTFLEVATAQSAALERQRTVAQLEGEQRVATVGLVKALGGGWDTSQSLANVKAESPVH; from the coding sequence ATGAAAACCCTCACCGTTCTTGGTGGCGCCGGGCTGGTGCTGCTCGCGGGCTGCGCCGCCGGCCCGGATTACCAGCGTCCCGCCGCGCTCCCAGCGCAGTCCCTGCCCGCCGCCTTTGGCGCCGGCACCAACGAGTGGAAAGTCGCGGAGCCCGCAGCGCACCTGCCGCGCGGGACGTGGTGGAGCCTTTTTGACGACGCCGAATTGAGCCGGCTGGAGACGCTCGCCACCAGCGAAAACCAGACGCTGGTCGGTGCCGTCGCGCGCTTTGACCAGGCCCGCGCCGAGTTCGATCTGGCGCATGCCGATTTGTTTCCGAATCTCGCCGCCACCGGTTCAGCGACGCGGCAGCGCACCAGTGTAAACGCGCCCCAAAGCGGCAAGGCCGCCGGGGTTGCGCACACTTACAACACTTTTGCCACCGCGCTGGAACTTGGCTGGGAAGTCGATTTGTGGGGCCGCGCCCGGCGCGAATCCGAATCAGCCCGGGCCGCCTTTTACGCTGTGGCCGACGATCTCGCCGCCGTGAAGCTCGCACTGCAAACAGAAGTGGCCGCGGATTATTTCACCCTGCGCGCACTCGACACCGAGCGGGCCCTGGTCGCGGACACGATTGAAACGTATCGCCGCTCGCTCGAACTCACCCGCAACCGACGCCAGGGCGGCATCGTTTCCGATCTCGACGTCGCACAGGCCGAAACACAACTGCGCACCGCCGAGGCGCAACTGCCGGCGCTGGAACTCCAGCGAACGCAATTGCTCCACGCCCTCGCCACGTTGTGCGGCCAGCCCGCCACGAGCTTCAACGTTGCGGTCGCTGCGACCACGACGACAGATCGCGCGCTGCCGAATTTGCCCGTCAGCCTGCCAAGCGAATTGCTCGAACGCCGGCCGGACATTGCCGCCGCCGAACGGCGCATGGCCGCCGCCAATGCAAACGTGGGCGTGGCGCAAGCCGCCTTCTACCCACGCATCCGCCTCAACGGCCTCGCGGGATTTGAATCCGTGGACGCCGGCAGCGCGTTCAACTGGCCGAGCCGGATGTGGTCGGTCGGCCCCTCGCTGGAGCTGCCGCTGTTCACCGGGGGGCGCAATCGGGCCCAGCTCGCGGCCGCCCGCGCCGGTTACGACGCCACGGTGGCGAATTACCGGCAGACCGTGCTGAGCGCGTTCGCGGACGTGGAGGATCAACTCGCCGCGCAACGCCTGCTGGCCGCGCAACTGGATTCCGAACGCGCCGCGCTCGCCGCCGCCGAACACACGCTGGCGATTGCCAATAACCGCTACAAGGCGGGCCTGGTGACGTTCCTCGAAGTCGCCACCGCGCAAAGCGCCGCGTTGGAGCGACAACGCACGGTGGCCCAATTGGAAGGCGAGCAACGCGTCGCCACCGTGGGTCTCGTGAAAGCACTCGGCGGCGGTTGGGACACCAGCCAGTCGCTCGCCAACGTGAAAGCGGAATCGCCGGTTCATTGA
- a CDS encoding alkaline phosphatase PhoX, producing MNLNQVFQLALAAAFPAVACANSITGPSSSQSPYVIGSQPGVVTVSVLTVGDAVNYKADGVTPYRMVGIPDGLGAFDNGDGTFTVLMNQELGSTIGVARDHGMKGAFVSKWIIDKGDFTVRHGEDLMKQAWAWTTNGYVLNTNQPFNRFCSADLPALTAFYNPASGLGYHGRIFMDGEESGTEGRAMAHLMDGNSYELPAVGKLAFENVVANPGTGDKTVVAGTDDGTGGQVYMYAGTKTSSADPINAAGLDNGVLYGIKVAGFAAEPAATGIPSGTAFTCVNLGDVKLKTGSQIESDSQTNGVTSFNRPEDSCWDPSNPNDFYFVTTASFTGNSRLWRLRFVDASRPELGGTIDMLLAGGEGPKMMDNITVSKRGSVFILEDVGNNPHIGKIWRYSIAKDTVEQVAAHDPNRFAVGGSKFLTQDEEASGIIPMNEILGEGWYLFDTQAHYNTGDSETVEGGQLQLLHFPPGREK from the coding sequence ATGAACCTGAATCAAGTATTCCAACTCGCGCTGGCCGCGGCGTTCCCCGCCGTTGCTTGCGCCAACAGCATCACCGGCCCCAGCAGCTCGCAATCGCCCTACGTCATCGGCTCCCAGCCCGGCGTGGTGACCGTTTCCGTCCTCACCGTCGGCGATGCCGTCAACTACAAGGCTGACGGTGTGACGCCTTACCGCATGGTGGGCATCCCGGACGGTCTTGGTGCGTTCGACAACGGTGACGGCACTTTCACCGTGTTGATGAATCAGGAACTCGGCAGCACGATTGGAGTCGCCCGTGATCATGGCATGAAAGGCGCCTTCGTCTCCAAGTGGATCATCGACAAGGGAGACTTCACCGTGCGGCATGGCGAAGATTTGATGAAGCAGGCGTGGGCGTGGACAACCAACGGTTACGTTCTGAATACCAACCAGCCGTTCAACCGTTTTTGCTCCGCGGATCTTCCCGCGCTGACGGCATTTTACAATCCGGCCAGCGGGCTGGGTTACCATGGCCGCATTTTCATGGACGGCGAAGAGAGCGGCACCGAAGGCCGCGCCATGGCCCACTTGATGGATGGCAACAGCTACGAACTGCCTGCCGTCGGGAAGCTGGCGTTTGAAAACGTCGTTGCCAATCCCGGCACGGGTGACAAGACCGTTGTTGCGGGCACTGATGATGGCACGGGTGGTCAGGTTTACATGTATGCGGGCACCAAAACCAGTTCTGCTGATCCAATCAACGCGGCGGGCCTCGACAACGGCGTGCTCTACGGCATCAAGGTCGCCGGCTTTGCGGCCGAGCCAGCGGCGACTGGCATTCCTTCCGGGACCGCCTTCACCTGCGTCAACCTCGGCGACGTCAAGTTGAAGACGGGTTCGCAGATTGAAAGCGACAGCCAAACGAATGGGGTCACCAGCTTCAATCGTCCGGAGGACAGTTGCTGGGATCCAAGCAATCCGAACGATTTTTACTTCGTGACGACGGCGAGCTTCACCGGCAACAGCCGGCTCTGGCGTTTGCGCTTCGTGGATGCGAGCCGGCCGGAACTCGGCGGCACCATAGATATGCTGCTCGCCGGAGGGGAAGGCCCGAAGATGATGGACAACATCACCGTCTCCAAGCGTGGTTCGGTGTTCATCCTCGAAGATGTCGGCAACAATCCTCACATTGGCAAGATTTGGCGTTACAGCATTGCGAAAGACACCGTTGAACAAGTCGCTGCCCATGATCCGAACCGCTTTGCGGTGGGTGGTTCAAAGTTTCTGACTCAGGATGAAGAAGCCTCGGGGATCATTCCGATGAATGAAATTCTGGGCGAAGGCTGGTATCTCTTCGATACTCAGGCGCACTACAATACTGGCGACTCCGAGACGGTCGAAGGCGGACAGTTGCAATTGCTGCACTTCCCGCCCGGTCGCGAAAAGTAA
- a CDS encoding ABC-F family ATP-binding cassette domain-containing protein, whose product MSTIINATDVTVRYNDRAILDAATLAIDEGQRIGLVGRNGCGKTTFLKILAGLLVPDAGDVTRRRDLVVSYLSQDFTLDPALDVRGNVRAGAQRTLDLIAEFESLPHDSKRHEELEHRIQTLEGWTVDSRIETAMSHLNCPAGDRDIATLSGGEKRRVALARAIVSRPDFLILDEPTNHLDPESIEWLADFLNEFNGTFLVVTHDRYFLDRVVNRIVELCDGKFWWHDGNYTDYLLDKAERQAADATVEHKRQMFLRKELEWVRTGPRAQRKKAKNRFERFDDVSAQEARPVEEDMELVIPPPPQLGNRTVELTNLGMELGGRTLFSGFNFVFENGHRIGVCGRNGLGKTTLLKATIGQLLPTDGIVKIGQLTKFNYVDQARLQLNDEATVLDEASEGKDFVNWGESKISVRAYLKRFLFADDRIVTPIKKLSGGERSRLLLAKILKAGGNFLILDEPTNDLDLPTLRVLEEALIAFPGVVCVVSHDRYFLNRVCTDILAFEGDGKIHHSVGDYDYYIEKKERAAAAASRESADIVALNKATAHSRGAATKPARPRKLSFKEARELEGIEAQIQAAEAEVARIEGLFADPEFFRKQGAQVNQLTGELDATKETIATLYARWEELEAIKAASS is encoded by the coding sequence ATGTCCACGATTATCAACGCCACCGACGTCACCGTCCGCTACAACGACCGCGCCATCCTCGACGCGGCCACGCTCGCCATTGACGAGGGGCAACGCATCGGGCTGGTCGGTCGCAACGGCTGCGGCAAGACGACGTTCCTGAAAATCCTCGCCGGGTTGCTGGTGCCGGATGCCGGTGACGTCACGCGGCGGCGCGATCTGGTGGTCAGCTATCTGTCGCAGGACTTCACGCTCGATCCGGCGCTCGACGTGCGCGGCAACGTGCGAGCGGGCGCGCAACGCACGCTCGACCTGATTGCAGAGTTCGAATCGCTGCCGCACGACTCGAAGCGGCACGAGGAACTGGAGCATCGCATCCAGACGCTCGAAGGCTGGACGGTGGATTCGCGCATCGAAACCGCGATGTCGCACCTGAACTGTCCGGCGGGCGACCGCGACATCGCCACGCTTTCCGGTGGCGAAAAGCGGCGTGTCGCGCTGGCACGGGCGATTGTGTCGCGACCGGATTTCCTAATCCTCGATGAGCCGACGAACCATCTCGACCCCGAGTCCATCGAGTGGTTGGCCGATTTTTTAAACGAGTTCAACGGCACGTTCCTGGTCGTCACGCACGACCGCTATTTCCTCGACCGCGTGGTGAACCGCATCGTCGAGCTGTGCGACGGCAAGTTCTGGTGGCACGACGGCAACTACACCGATTACCTGCTCGACAAGGCCGAGCGCCAGGCCGCCGACGCCACGGTCGAGCACAAGCGCCAGATGTTTCTGCGCAAGGAACTCGAATGGGTTCGCACCGGTCCACGCGCACAACGCAAGAAGGCGAAGAACCGCTTCGAGCGCTTCGACGACGTTTCCGCGCAGGAAGCCAGGCCGGTCGAGGAGGACATGGAACTCGTCATCCCGCCGCCGCCGCAACTCGGCAATCGCACGGTGGAACTGACCAATCTCGGCATGGAACTCGGCGGGCGCACGTTGTTCAGCGGATTCAACTTCGTCTTTGAGAACGGCCACCGGATCGGTGTGTGCGGGCGCAACGGCCTCGGAAAAACCACGTTGCTCAAAGCCACCATCGGCCAGCTCCTGCCAACGGACGGCATCGTGAAGATCGGGCAGCTGACGAAATTCAACTACGTGGACCAGGCGCGGCTCCAGTTGAATGACGAGGCGACCGTGCTCGACGAAGCCTCCGAAGGCAAAGACTTCGTGAACTGGGGCGAATCAAAGATTTCCGTCCGCGCCTATCTCAAGCGCTTCCTCTTCGCCGACGACCGCATCGTGACTCCGATCAAGAAGCTCAGCGGCGGCGAAAGGAGCCGTTTGCTGCTGGCGAAAATTCTCAAGGCCGGCGGCAACTTTCTTATCCTCGACGAGCCGACAAATGACTTGGATCTGCCGACACTACGCGTGTTGGAAGAAGCGCTCATCGCGTTCCCCGGTGTCGTGTGCGTGGTCAGCCACGATCGCTATTTCCTGAACCGTGTCTGCACAGACATTCTCGCGTTCGAAGGCGACGGCAAAATCCATCACAGCGTCGGCGACTACGATTATTACATCGAGAAGAAGGAACGTGCAGCCGCAGCGGCATCCCGGGAAAGCGCGGACATCGTCGCTTTGAACAAGGCAACCGCACACTCACGAGGTGCGGCTACAAAGCCGGCCAGGCCGCGCAAGCTCTCGTTCAAGGAGGCGCGCGAGTTGGAAGGCATCGAAGCACAGATTCAGGCTGCGGAAGCGGAAGTTGCGCGCATCGAAGGGCTGTTCGCCGACCCGGAGTTCTTCCGCAAACAGGGCGCCCAAGTCAACCAACTCACCGGCGAACTCGATGCCACCAAAGAAACCATCGCCACGCTTTATGCTCGTTGGGAGGAGCTGGAGGCTATCAAGGCGGCAAGCTCGTAG
- a CDS encoding DUF433 domain-containing protein: protein MNYQHIITIEPGKRGGRPSIRRMRIAVADVLGWLAAGMSHEQILSDYPELTEEDIRACLAFAADRERRLLSAA from the coding sequence TTGAACTACCAACACATCATTACCATCGAACCCGGCAAGCGCGGCGGACGTCCGAGCATCCGCCGTATGCGCATTGCAGTTGCTGACGTGCTGGGTTGGCTGGCCGCCGGCATGTCACACGAGCAGATTCTTTCCGATTATCCAGAACTCACGGAAGAGGACATCCGTGCTTGTCTCGCTTTCGCCGCGGATCGTGAACGGCGCCTTCTCTCCGCTGCATGA
- a CDS encoding ROK family protein, with protein sequence MSSPQHLYLGTDSGATTTKINAVWENEEPVSRKVFQRPTNSQQGTTAVISGWIESCNIFLQEHHLTWAQVNGVGLAIPGPYQRYGVLDRSANLPPSFAGWDVHEDYSRALAQAAGRPIPLVMGNDGQFGGVAEARYARKDTKHSVLMLMPGSGLGCAYIDQNGLPLPGDTLASMEGAHMPAPLQMLGGIKPFPCGCGRDWGCFEVYTTISGLPHLLEEKLKKFPNHELATATGTPKEKALSLRGRAQKGDALALEIFDFQARAMGLHIANLTLAFDAGIVIIGGGLMDTEATTPEFRERYLKGIRAAAEPYFWPAQRKTLQIVPAVLGELSQAIGAALVALYRHRAGVE encoded by the coding sequence ATGAGTTCACCGCAACACCTCTACCTCGGCACCGACAGCGGCGCGACGACCACCAAGATCAACGCCGTCTGGGAAAACGAAGAACCCGTCTCCCGGAAAGTTTTTCAGCGCCCCACCAATTCCCAGCAGGGCACCACAGCGGTCATCAGCGGCTGGATCGAATCCTGCAATATTTTTCTCCAGGAACACCACCTGACCTGGGCGCAGGTGAATGGCGTCGGACTCGCCATTCCCGGGCCGTATCAACGTTACGGCGTGCTGGATCGTTCGGCGAATCTACCGCCGAGTTTCGCGGGCTGGGATGTGCATGAGGATTACAGCCGCGCGCTGGCGCAGGCCGCCGGGCGTCCGATTCCGCTCGTGATGGGCAACGACGGCCAGTTCGGCGGCGTGGCCGAAGCGCGTTACGCCCGGAAGGACACGAAACACTCCGTGTTGATGCTCATGCCCGGCTCCGGCCTGGGCTGCGCTTACATTGATCAGAACGGATTGCCGCTGCCCGGCGACACGCTGGCGAGCATGGAAGGCGCGCACATGCCCGCGCCGCTGCAAATGCTGGGCGGCATCAAGCCGTTCCCGTGCGGCTGCGGCCGCGACTGGGGCTGCTTCGAGGTTTACACCACGATTTCCGGCCTGCCGCATTTGCTGGAGGAAAAGCTGAAGAAATTTCCGAACCACGAACTCGCCACCGCCACCGGCACGCCGAAGGAAAAGGCGCTTTCGCTCCGCGGCCGCGCCCAAAAGGGCGATGCGCTGGCGCTGGAAATCTTCGACTTCCAGGCCCGCGCCATGGGGCTGCACATCGCGAACCTCACGCTCGCATTCGACGCCGGCATCGTCATCATTGGCGGCGGCTTGATGGACACCGAGGCCACCACGCCCGAATTCCGCGAGCGTTACCTCAAAGGCATCCGCGCGGCGGCGGAACCGTATTTCTGGCCCGCCCAACGCAAAACCCTCCAGATCGTGCCCGCCGTGCTCGGCGAACTCTCGCAAGCCATCGGCGCTGCGCTGGTGGCGCTTTACCGGCATCGGGCGGGCGTGGAATAA
- a CDS encoding efflux RND transporter periplasmic adaptor subunit — MNTNASSSPDAPPPVRLRRVAEVVVLLLVIGLAVGLVPRWLAHRKLIVAARTESAPTVSVITPTPAQAAWGTPLPADVQAFIQASIHARASGYLKAWLVDIGDHVTNGQVLAEIDTPELNQQLAQAKAEVNQAKAALDLAKITADRWSELLKTASVSEQETAEKQSDYALKQANLAAAQANYNRLEQLQNFARVTAPFTGTITARNTDIGQLIAAGSGPELFRMAQTDPLRVYVRVPQQYVHALAPGQKAELTFLEQPGRKFTGELTRTAGAMDPASRTLQVELQVNNPNGDLLAGSYAQVRFNESAAPKVLTLSDNALIFRAEGMQVAVVGDDHKAHLRSVTLGRDFGKTVEVLAGLNPGDRIIDNPPDSITDGMTVQVAQPETRNLAAQ; from the coding sequence ATGAACACAAACGCATCCTCCTCGCCCGACGCACCGCCGCCCGTTCGTTTACGGCGGGTCGCGGAAGTGGTCGTCCTCCTGCTCGTCATCGGCCTGGCCGTTGGCCTGGTGCCGCGCTGGCTGGCGCACCGCAAGCTGATTGTCGCGGCGCGCACCGAATCCGCGCCGACCGTGAGCGTCATCACGCCGACGCCCGCGCAAGCCGCATGGGGCACGCCCCTGCCCGCCGACGTGCAGGCGTTCATTCAGGCTTCGATTCATGCCCGGGCCAGCGGCTATTTGAAGGCGTGGCTCGTGGACATTGGCGATCACGTCACCAACGGCCAGGTGCTGGCGGAAATTGACACGCCCGAACTCAATCAGCAGCTCGCACAGGCGAAGGCCGAGGTGAACCAGGCGAAGGCCGCGCTCGACCTCGCCAAAATCACCGCCGACCGCTGGTCGGAATTGCTGAAGACCGCCAGCGTCAGCGAGCAGGAGACGGCCGAGAAACAATCCGACTACGCGCTGAAACAGGCGAACCTCGCCGCCGCGCAGGCCAATTACAACCGGCTGGAGCAGTTGCAGAACTTTGCCCGCGTCACCGCGCCGTTCACCGGCACCATCACCGCGCGCAACACGGACATCGGCCAGCTCATCGCCGCCGGCAGCGGGCCCGAACTGTTCCGCATGGCCCAGACCGATCCGTTGCGCGTTTACGTGCGCGTGCCGCAGCAATACGTCCACGCGCTGGCGCCCGGCCAGAAGGCGGAGCTGACGTTTCTCGAACAGCCGGGCCGCAAGTTCACCGGCGAACTCACCCGCACGGCCGGCGCGATGGATCCCGCCTCGCGCACGTTGCAGGTGGAACTGCAGGTGAACAATCCAAACGGCGACCTCCTCGCCGGCAGTTACGCCCAGGTGCGCTTCAACGAGTCCGCCGCGCCGAAAGTGCTGACTCTTTCGGACAACGCCCTGATTTTCCGTGCTGAAGGCATGCAGGTCGCGGTGGTTGGCGACGACCACAAGGCGCATTTGCGTTCCGTCACGCTGGGGCGCGACTTCGGCAAGACGGTGGAAGTTCTAGCTGGCCTGAACCCCGGCGACCGTATCATTGACAACCCGCCTGATTCCATCACCGACGGCATGACCGTGCAGGTGGCGCAACCGGAAACCAGGAATCTGGCCGCGCAATGA
- a CDS encoding DUF5615 family PIN-like protein, whose product MKLLFDQNLSFKLCKLLADVFPDSQQVRLLGLHEADDRTIWDHAKRNGFTLVTQDSDFADMAALFGPPPKVILLRCGNQPTAVVAQVLRDQAGALQTFAQDQSASCWEIY is encoded by the coding sequence ATGAAGCTGCTGTTCGATCAGAACCTCAGCTTCAAGCTCTGCAAACTTTTGGCCGACGTGTTTCCGGATTCCCAGCAAGTGCGGTTGCTGGGGCTGCATGAGGCCGATGATCGCACCATCTGGGATCACGCCAAACGCAACGGTTTCACGCTCGTAACGCAAGACTCGGACTTTGCCGATATGGCGGCGTTATTTGGTCCGCCGCCCAAAGTCATCCTGCTCCGCTGCGGCAATCAGCCCACAGCCGTCGTGGCGCAGGTGCTTCGGGATCAGGCCGGGGCTTTGCAAACGTTCGCGCAAGACCAGTCAGCCTCGTGCTGGGAAATCTATTGA